AACGAAAAAACTACAGATAAAATCAAAATTAAAATAAAAAATTTAAAGTACTTTAACGAAGACATTTCAACAGAAATAAAATAATAGATCAGTGGTAAAGTAACGATCCAATTCCTGCTTGTGGTAATTGGAATATAAAATGAAAATAAGGTAGTAAGGAATATGATTGATAAAGCAACAAAAAGATAAATTGTCGAAGTTTGAAAATTCCAATTAGATATTTTTATATTAACCAAATTTCGAATCAATAATACTAAAAATAAAATCAAAGGCAAAATCACAGTGAGAATAAGATGTTTTATTGATACCGAAAAAAATAAGTTATAAAATCCTAAGAATAATATTGAATCAGGAGCCGAAATCCAACCAGCGGTTTCAATTCTACCAGCTTGTTTTAGATGAATAAGAAATGGAAAATAGGCCAAAATAACTATAATCCCAATTGTCAAGAATACAATAGATATTTTACGTTCAGAAAAAGAATGAATGAGAAATAGGAATAAAATCAGAAATCCCGAGTATATAAAGCCAAATAAGTGTATATAAGAAATTAATATCGATAGAACCAATAACGATATCAAAATGCTTTTCTGCTTGATGACCGGATTCTTTAGTTTTGTTACTAACAAAAAGAAGATCGTTGATAGTAACAATAATAAAGAGTAAGACCTAACCTCTTGTGCATAATAAATTGCTCCTGGAGAAACTGAGAATAAAAAC
The nucleotide sequence above comes from Leptospira levettii. Encoded proteins:
- a CDS encoding dolichyl-phosphate-mannose--protein mannosyltransferase, encoding MSTDKSHRMSRFRLTLMISLFLGIGVFLRVYQLDRQSLWGDELFSVHSSSIDSWSEFFKVISSDPHPPLFQIILKLWLKIPFQNQEILAKIFSLTVSILNLILVWLLSGHLSIKIRLLFLFLFSVSPGAIYYAQEVRSYSLLLLLSTIFFLLVTKLKNPVIKQKSILISLLVLSILISYIHLFGFIYSGFLILFLFLIHSFSERKISIVFLTIGIIVILAYFPFLIHLKQAGRIETAGWISAPDSILFLGFYNLFFSVSIKHLILTVILPLILFLVLLIRNLVNIKISNWNFQTSTIYLFVALSIIFLTTLFSFYIPITTSRNWIVTLPLIYYFISVEMSSLKYFKFFILILILSVVFSLMSLRKNFYIEFKEDWRGATQVISGKCPGPLVLTDAFPEFFNLYLKWNKVQDIHFDWNYNLETANQTYICLVSRKLGGNNLKVEPKESYRFIEKYEVLGFEIKKFKKVNLF